A stretch of Microbulbifer bruguierae DNA encodes these proteins:
- a CDS encoding serine hydrolase domain-containing protein yields MESALLASSLLSVALVVTFLVYRERSDSAQRLRESLQLVVRMSAKLACSARHISHLCDARIRRDLRSYSLLFCFVKITHKKNTTTATLWKRFTASAEFHPQLGAQLTAESRVLRQAKLPPALAPSPIQAATNRKLQRLAEEQLKRDNRLGLDTRAVIVIHNNQLIAEAYCPFIRAETRLLGWSMAKSLLAILWGRMETLGLADTEQHQLFPEWEDDRRREITLENLLQMCDGLAFTESYRPDSDVTRMLFGEYSPSRYALQRPLTHAPGTCFSYSSGTTNLLARWIHCQLGGTTKMMRFLQREIFEPLGMNGAILETDTDGIFVGSSYAFLTARDWGRLGTLLLNNGIASGRQVLSHNWIHRATSANGSNNEPRYGYQLWLNSGGDIPPRHPSLPADSYFMLGNREQKLMVAPGHNAVIARLGWSSSPYPVESRFGALLAALPE; encoded by the coding sequence ATGGAAAGTGCGCTGCTTGCATCAAGCCTACTTAGCGTGGCGCTCGTCGTGACATTTCTTGTTTACCGCGAACGCAGCGACAGTGCGCAACGATTACGGGAATCACTTCAGCTTGTCGTACGGATGAGCGCGAAGCTCGCCTGCTCAGCCAGACATATTTCGCATTTATGCGACGCCAGAATCCGGCGCGATCTGCGCAGCTACTCCCTGCTCTTTTGCTTCGTAAAAATCACCCACAAGAAAAATACAACGACTGCAACCCTGTGGAAGCGCTTTACCGCGAGTGCAGAATTCCATCCGCAGCTGGGAGCGCAACTGACAGCGGAATCCCGGGTTCTGAGGCAAGCGAAACTACCACCCGCCCTAGCCCCTTCGCCGATTCAGGCCGCGACCAATAGAAAACTGCAGCGACTCGCCGAAGAGCAACTGAAAAGAGACAACCGCTTAGGGCTCGACACACGAGCTGTGATCGTCATTCACAACAACCAGCTGATCGCCGAAGCCTATTGTCCATTTATCCGCGCCGAAACCCGCCTACTAGGTTGGTCAATGGCGAAAAGCCTTCTGGCTATTCTCTGGGGACGGATGGAAACCCTTGGGCTTGCGGATACCGAACAGCACCAACTGTTTCCAGAGTGGGAGGATGACCGGCGGCGTGAAATCACCCTGGAAAACCTCCTGCAAATGTGTGACGGGCTGGCGTTTACTGAAAGCTACCGCCCGGATAGTGATGTGACTCGCATGCTATTTGGCGAATACAGTCCAAGCCGCTATGCATTACAGCGTCCGCTGACACACGCCCCCGGAACATGCTTTTCCTACTCCTCTGGCACAACAAACCTCCTTGCACGCTGGATCCATTGCCAACTTGGTGGCACCACTAAAATGATGCGCTTTCTGCAGAGGGAAATTTTCGAACCGCTGGGCATGAATGGTGCCATTCTCGAGACGGATACCGATGGCATTTTCGTAGGCAGCTCGTACGCCTTTCTAACCGCCCGAGACTGGGGACGCCTCGGCACTCTGCTTCTCAACAATGGTATCGCCAGTGGCCGGCAAGTCCTCAGTCACAACTGGATCCACCGCGCAACTTCTGCCAATGGCAGCAACAACGAGCCACGCTATGGCTATCAGTTATGGCTCAACTCGGGCGGCGATATTCCGCCGCGGCACCCGAGCCTGCCTGCAGACAGTTATTTCATGCTGGGCAATCGAGAACAAAAGCTGATGGTGGCACCTGGTCATAACGCAGTCATCGCACGGCTCGGCTGGTCGTCAAGCCCGTATCCTGTCGAATCAAGGTTTGGCGCACTGCTGGCGGCGCTACCTGAATAG